Proteins encoded by one window of Sorangium aterium:
- a CDS encoding sigma 54-interacting transcriptional regulator codes for MGDDSGEACTLTSFDQGRSLRLPAVSVTVALPDRRTLTTPLDLRPLLVGAGADCDLVLADPRASRRHCEIRLTEQGVLLRDLGSKNGTLIRDVRIREAFLPPGVPATVGGSEIVVGAAGPAAVLPLSAADAFGEAAGRSLPMRALFARLERAAPTDETLLLLGESGTGKEVLARAIHAQSRRKDGPFVVVDCGAIAPNLVESELFGHARGAFTGAAAARPGLLEQASRGTLFIDEIGELPLELQPKLLRAIEGRQIRRIGSNEWLPFDARIVAATHRNLRAKAQDGSFRADLYFRLSVVDVHVPALRERKDDIPLLVERFLVARDPPRALADLPPGALPLLEAYDWPGNVRELRNTVARLVLFPELFHEIIGAAPAAPQGSSSAEAARPDPQGAAPSGAASSGAAPSGAGSSGAAAAGPGDARLRRLLELPLPEAREVVLEELERAYVTEKLRQHGGNISHAADAMGVSRQLVHRLIQRHGLRAR; via the coding sequence ATGGGCGACGATTCCGGGGAGGCCTGCACGCTCACGAGCTTCGATCAGGGGCGCTCTCTCCGGCTCCCGGCCGTCTCGGTGACCGTCGCCCTCCCGGACCGGCGCACGCTCACGACGCCGCTCGATCTGCGTCCCCTCCTCGTCGGCGCGGGCGCGGACTGCGATCTGGTCCTCGCCGATCCACGCGCGTCGCGCCGGCACTGCGAGATCCGGTTGACCGAGCAGGGGGTGCTCCTGCGCGATCTGGGCAGCAAGAATGGCACGCTGATCCGCGACGTCCGGATCCGCGAGGCCTTCCTCCCGCCGGGCGTCCCCGCCACGGTCGGCGGCTCCGAGATCGTCGTCGGCGCTGCGGGCCCCGCGGCTGTCTTGCCGCTCTCCGCCGCGGACGCGTTCGGCGAGGCCGCGGGGCGGAGCCTCCCCATGCGCGCGCTGTTCGCCCGGCTGGAGCGCGCGGCCCCGACCGACGAGACCCTGCTCCTGCTGGGCGAGTCCGGCACCGGCAAGGAGGTGCTTGCGCGGGCGATCCACGCGCAAAGCCGCCGCAAGGACGGCCCCTTCGTGGTCGTGGACTGCGGCGCCATCGCGCCGAACCTTGTGGAGAGCGAGCTCTTCGGCCACGCCCGGGGCGCGTTCACGGGCGCCGCGGCGGCGCGGCCGGGTCTGCTCGAGCAGGCGAGCCGGGGCACGCTCTTCATCGACGAGATCGGCGAGCTCCCGCTCGAGCTCCAGCCGAAGCTCCTCCGCGCCATCGAGGGGCGGCAGATCCGGCGGATCGGATCGAACGAGTGGCTCCCCTTCGATGCGCGGATCGTGGCGGCCACGCACCGGAACCTGCGCGCGAAGGCCCAGGACGGCTCGTTCCGGGCCGATCTCTACTTCCGGCTCTCGGTGGTGGACGTCCATGTCCCCGCCCTCCGGGAGCGCAAGGACGACATCCCGCTCCTGGTCGAGCGCTTCCTCGTCGCGCGGGATCCGCCGCGCGCGCTCGCCGACCTGCCGCCGGGCGCGCTCCCGCTGCTGGAGGCGTACGACTGGCCGGGGAACGTGCGCGAGCTCCGGAACACCGTCGCGCGGCTCGTCCTCTTCCCCGAGCTGTTCCACGAGATCATCGGCGCTGCGCCGGCGGCGCCGCAGGGGAGCTCCAGCGCGGAAGCGGCGCGCCCCGATCCCCAGGGCGCTGCGCCCTCCGGAGCGGCTTCGTCGGGCGCTGCGCCCTCCGGAGCGGGTTCGTCGGGCGCGGCGGCAGCAGGGCCCGGGGACGCGCGCCTCCGCAGGCTCCTCGAGCTGCCGCTGCCCGAAGCGCGGGAGGTCGTGCTGGAGGAGCTGGAGCGCGCCTACGTCACCGAGAAGCTCCGCCAGCACGGGGGCAACATCTCGCACGCGGCCGACGCGATGGGCGTCTCCCGCCAGCTCGTCCACCGGCTGATCCAGCGCCACGGCCTCCGCGCCAGATGA
- a CDS encoding oxidoreductase, translated as METSKHERVWFITGASRGIGAEIAKAALAAGDRVVATARDPKSITDRFGRAEALLPVALDVTDEASVAAAVEAAIARFGRIDVLVNNAGYGVMGAIEETSGDEVRRVFETNVFGLLAVTRAALPQLRKQRAGQILNISSLGGYRSGAGFGVYCSTKFAIEGLSEALHAELAPLGIAVTVIEPGYFRTEFLEAKSVVETGKVIADYADTAGKVRSYAKTVSLQQPGDPERLARVVVELSRAKNPPLRLPLGSDTVAAIEAKNAFVAQELAAWRAVAESTDFPK; from the coding sequence ATGGAAACGAGCAAGCACGAGCGGGTGTGGTTCATCACGGGCGCGTCGCGCGGCATCGGCGCGGAGATCGCGAAGGCGGCGCTCGCCGCCGGAGATCGGGTGGTCGCCACCGCGCGCGATCCGAAGAGCATCACGGACCGCTTCGGGCGGGCCGAGGCGCTCCTCCCCGTCGCGCTCGACGTGACGGACGAGGCGTCCGTCGCCGCCGCGGTCGAGGCGGCCATCGCTCGGTTCGGCCGGATCGACGTCCTCGTGAACAACGCCGGTTACGGCGTCATGGGCGCGATCGAGGAGACCTCGGGGGACGAGGTCCGGCGCGTCTTCGAGACGAACGTGTTCGGCCTCCTCGCGGTGACGCGCGCCGCGCTCCCGCAGCTCCGGAAGCAGCGCGCCGGCCAGATCCTGAACATCTCGTCGCTCGGCGGCTACCGGTCGGGCGCCGGGTTCGGCGTTTACTGCTCGACGAAGTTCGCGATCGAGGGGCTCTCGGAGGCGCTCCACGCCGAGCTCGCGCCGCTCGGCATCGCGGTGACGGTCATCGAGCCGGGCTACTTCCGGACGGAGTTCCTGGAGGCGAAGTCCGTCGTCGAGACGGGCAAGGTCATCGCCGATTATGCGGACACCGCGGGCAAGGTCCGGAGCTACGCGAAGACGGTCAGCCTCCAGCAGCCTGGCGACCCGGAGCGGCTCGCGCGCGTGGTCGTCGAGCTCTCCCGCGCGAAGAATCCCCCGCTCCGCCTCCCGCTCGGCAGCGACACCGTCGCCGCGATCGAGGCGAAGAACGCGTTCGTGGCGCAGGAGCTCGCCGCGTGGCGCGCCGTCGCGGAGTCGACGGACTTTCCCAAATGA
- a CDS encoding LysR family transcriptional regulator — translation MHSIDLNLLVALDVLLEEESVLLAAKRMHLSPSAMSRTLARVREAVGDPILVRAGRRLVPTPRAAELRPRVRAVVASASAVLRERGALDVAALTRSFAVRTSDGLLGLVGAPLLDALRAEAPGVTVRFLPEGDEDVAALREGRIDLDIGIIGDMGPEIRVQALVKDRFVGVVRRGSPLASGKVTLQRFVEHAHLGVSRLGKTWGPIDEALKKKGLARTTAAVASGHYAALCLLASSDLVGAFPSNWLAHAAPRFDLVTFPLPVTTPAITISQAWHPRFDADPAHRWLRDRLRRVCRSLAEFGA, via the coding sequence ATGCACTCCATCGATCTGAACCTGCTCGTCGCGCTCGACGTGCTCCTCGAGGAAGAGAGCGTCCTCCTGGCCGCGAAGCGGATGCACCTCAGCCCCTCGGCCATGAGCCGCACGCTCGCGCGCGTCCGCGAGGCCGTGGGCGACCCGATCCTCGTGCGCGCCGGCCGGCGGCTCGTGCCCACGCCGCGCGCCGCGGAGCTGCGCCCGCGCGTGCGCGCGGTGGTCGCCTCGGCCAGCGCGGTCCTCCGCGAGCGGGGCGCGCTCGACGTCGCCGCGCTCACCCGCAGCTTCGCCGTCAGGACCAGCGACGGCTTGCTCGGGCTCGTCGGCGCCCCGCTCCTCGACGCCCTGAGGGCCGAGGCCCCGGGCGTCACGGTCCGCTTCCTCCCCGAGGGCGACGAGGACGTCGCCGCGCTCCGGGAGGGCCGGATCGATCTCGACATTGGCATCATCGGCGACATGGGCCCGGAGATCCGCGTGCAGGCGCTCGTCAAGGACCGCTTCGTGGGCGTGGTGCGCCGCGGCAGCCCGCTCGCGTCCGGCAAGGTGACGCTGCAGCGGTTCGTCGAGCACGCGCACCTCGGCGTCTCCAGGCTGGGCAAGACCTGGGGGCCCATCGACGAGGCCCTCAAGAAGAAAGGGCTCGCCCGGACCACCGCGGCCGTGGCGTCAGGCCACTACGCGGCGCTGTGCCTCCTCGCCAGCTCCGACCTCGTCGGCGCGTTCCCGTCGAACTGGCTCGCGCACGCCGCCCCGCGCTTCGATCTCGTCACGTTCCCGCTGCCCGTGACCACGCCGGCCATCACCATCTCGCAGGCGTGGCACCCCCGCTTCGACGCCGACCCCGCGCACCGATGGCTGCGCGACCGGCTCCGCCGCGTCTGCCGGTCGCTGGCGGAGTTCGGGGCGTAG
- a CDS encoding O-methyltransferase, which produces MSTTLDSPRVQRTLDRLFQDADSGDPGIIARVRGDLERRGPSPDPERLAHLLADAYLPVSREVGRLLHLLAFATRARTVVEFGTSFGISTVFLAAAVRDAGGGGRVIGSEMHPEKVRRARHNLEESGLGELVEIREGDALVTLRDVEGPIDLVLLDGWKNLYLPVLQMLEPRLRRGALIVADDLDIAPDDLRPYLEYVRGAGSGYGSVEIPLGDRLEVSCWHGRDGREGGA; this is translated from the coding sequence ATGAGCACCACCCTCGATTCGCCGCGCGTTCAAAGGACCCTCGACCGCCTCTTCCAGGACGCCGACAGCGGCGATCCGGGCATCATCGCCCGTGTCCGCGGCGACCTGGAGCGCCGCGGGCCGAGCCCCGACCCCGAGAGGCTCGCCCACCTGCTCGCCGACGCGTATCTGCCGGTTTCCCGCGAGGTCGGGCGGCTACTGCACTTGCTCGCCTTCGCGACGAGGGCGCGCACGGTGGTGGAGTTCGGCACGTCGTTCGGGATCTCGACGGTGTTCCTGGCCGCGGCCGTCCGCGATGCCGGGGGCGGCGGGCGGGTGATCGGCAGCGAGATGCACCCGGAGAAGGTTCGGCGTGCGCGGCACAACCTCGAGGAGAGCGGGCTCGGGGAGCTCGTCGAGATCAGGGAGGGAGACGCGCTGGTGACGCTGCGTGACGTGGAGGGGCCGATCGATCTGGTTCTGCTGGACGGATGGAAGAACCTCTATTTGCCGGTGCTCCAGATGCTTGAGCCCCGGTTGCGGAGGGGCGCGCTCATCGTTGCGGACGATCTCGACATCGCGCCGGATGACCTGCGGCCGTACCTCGAGTACGTGCGCGGCGCGGGCAGCGGCTACGGGTCGGTGGAGATCCCGCTGGGGGACAGGCTGGAGGTCTCCTGCTGGCATGGCCGCGACGGGCGCGAGGGCGGGGCGTGA
- a CDS encoding amidohydrolase family protein has product MRDGLRIIDADRHVIEPIEMWREYLEPEFKDHAPYLQPVEPSEPMAERLARYGPRATIPLPPVPMLDGQSLWQKVSPRAQIELAWAAFCRPGHLAAAAAPDGQLRAMDHAGIDISFLYPTFATYLLGFDSLDPRLGSAFARAYNTWLRGFCRRDPERLRGVGLISPHDPASMVDELRRVAGFGWTAVVLRPNPVKGRLLGDPAYEPFWSACEQLSVAVAIHEGTHARLPTAGADRFESRFALHACSHPMEQMMALLALIEGGVLERHPGLRVAFLESGCGWVPYWLHRLDAVEYKHLSGEVAETVRRAPSDYFRRQCMVGLEPDEPYLPVLAEHIGVDNLLFGTDFPHLDHDDDIVDEALSLRRFLPEASVRKLLWDNPARFYGVPTERR; this is encoded by the coding sequence ATGCGAGACGGACTCCGGATCATCGACGCCGATCGGCACGTCATCGAGCCGATCGAGATGTGGCGGGAGTACCTTGAGCCCGAGTTCAAGGATCACGCGCCTTACCTCCAGCCGGTGGAGCCGTCCGAGCCCATGGCGGAGCGCCTGGCGCGCTACGGCCCCAGGGCGACGATCCCGCTGCCGCCGGTGCCCATGCTGGACGGCCAGTCGCTCTGGCAGAAGGTGTCGCCGCGCGCCCAGATCGAGCTGGCGTGGGCGGCCTTCTGCAGGCCCGGGCACCTCGCGGCGGCCGCCGCGCCCGACGGCCAGCTCCGCGCGATGGATCACGCCGGAATCGACATCTCGTTTCTTTACCCCACGTTCGCCACCTACCTGCTCGGCTTCGATTCTTTGGACCCGCGCCTCGGAAGCGCGTTCGCCCGCGCCTACAACACGTGGCTGCGAGGCTTCTGCCGCCGCGATCCGGAGCGGCTGCGGGGCGTGGGGCTCATCAGCCCGCACGACCCTGCGTCGATGGTCGACGAGCTCCGCCGGGTCGCGGGCTTCGGGTGGACCGCTGTCGTGCTGCGGCCCAACCCGGTCAAGGGCAGGCTGCTCGGCGATCCGGCGTACGAGCCGTTCTGGTCTGCCTGCGAGCAGCTCTCCGTCGCGGTAGCGATCCACGAGGGCACCCACGCGCGGCTGCCCACGGCGGGCGCGGATCGGTTCGAGAGCCGCTTCGCGCTGCATGCCTGCTCGCACCCCATGGAGCAGATGATGGCCCTGCTCGCGCTGATCGAGGGGGGCGTGCTCGAGCGCCACCCGGGGCTGCGCGTCGCGTTCCTCGAGTCCGGGTGTGGCTGGGTACCGTACTGGCTGCACCGCCTCGATGCGGTGGAGTACAAGCACCTGTCGGGCGAGGTGGCCGAGACGGTGCGCCGGGCGCCCTCCGACTATTTTCGACGCCAGTGCATGGTGGGCCTGGAGCCTGACGAGCCCTACCTGCCGGTCCTCGCGGAGCACATCGGAGTGGACAACCTGCTCTTCGGAACGGATTTCCCCCACCTGGATCACGACGACGACATCGTGGACGAGGCGCTCTCGCTCCGACGCTTCCTTCCTGAAGCATCGGTGCGGAAGCTTCTATGGGATAACCCGGCGCGGTTCTATGGTGTGCCCACGGAGAGGCGTTAG
- a CDS encoding Kelch repeat-containing protein, translating into MSTIGRRHHRRLVPFLSLAVLAIAGCGAGAEPEPLASDALAEGALEVNSAPLAHHHAKKKKCRRHVGVHAEWSSVAPLPVARERHIALLMPDGQVLVAGGSGDYPYPTTVDFYNPAADTWTTGDTLPYPMSPVGAALLQDGRVLFSPGGLVYDPSTGTTASVPLTPGEAARGWEFAYTALTLLPDGRVLRTGGSDDDRSLKEAVLYDPATNTWSSAASMSVTRYLHTSTLLQDGRVLVVGGYTLNGNEMPQGRTSVEIYDPATGAWAAAAPTNLPRMQHTATLLPSGRVLVVGGGGRIYGGTEEEIEILVDAGETAEIYDPANDTWTLTAPPNFLHTWASAVAPMSHGRVMAVGSDGAEIYKEANGSWTAIDEPIQRGFHTATTLQDGSVLITGGYDATYFSNPPTLASVERYGGCECKNEKKH; encoded by the coding sequence ATGTCCACCATCGGTCGTCGCCATCATCGTCGTCTGGTCCCCTTCCTTTCCCTCGCCGTGCTCGCGATCGCAGGCTGCGGTGCTGGGGCGGAGCCTGAACCCCTCGCCTCGGATGCGCTCGCGGAGGGGGCGCTGGAGGTGAACTCGGCGCCATTGGCCCACCACCACGCCAAAAAGAAGAAGTGCCGCCGCCACGTCGGCGTCCACGCGGAGTGGTCCTCGGTGGCACCGCTGCCGGTGGCGCGAGAGCGGCACATCGCCCTGCTCATGCCGGACGGCCAGGTGTTGGTCGCCGGCGGCAGCGGCGATTATCCCTACCCCACGACGGTCGATTTCTACAATCCCGCCGCTGACACGTGGACGACCGGTGACACGCTGCCCTACCCCATGTCCCCCGTTGGCGCGGCGCTCCTCCAGGACGGCAGGGTGCTCTTCAGCCCAGGCGGGCTTGTCTACGATCCGAGCACGGGCACGACGGCGAGCGTCCCGCTCACGCCCGGCGAGGCGGCCCGTGGTTGGGAGTTCGCTTATACCGCGCTCACCCTCCTGCCGGACGGGCGGGTGTTGCGCACGGGCGGCAGCGACGACGACAGGAGCCTCAAGGAGGCCGTGCTCTACGACCCCGCCACGAACACATGGTCCAGCGCAGCGTCAATGTCGGTGACCCGCTACCTTCATACGTCGACGCTGCTCCAGGACGGGCGCGTGCTCGTCGTCGGCGGCTACACGTTGAACGGCAACGAGATGCCCCAGGGCCGCACCAGCGTGGAGATCTACGATCCGGCCACGGGCGCCTGGGCGGCGGCGGCGCCGACGAACCTGCCCCGCATGCAGCACACGGCCACGCTGCTGCCGAGCGGGCGCGTGCTGGTGGTGGGCGGCGGCGGCAGGATCTACGGCGGCACCGAGGAGGAAATCGAGATCCTCGTCGACGCCGGGGAGACCGCCGAGATCTACGATCCCGCGAACGACACGTGGACGTTGACCGCGCCGCCGAACTTCCTCCACACGTGGGCTTCCGCCGTCGCGCCCATGTCCCACGGCCGCGTGATGGCCGTCGGCAGCGACGGCGCCGAGATCTACAAGGAGGCGAACGGCAGCTGGACCGCGATCGACGAGCCGATCCAGAGGGGCTTCCACACCGCGACGACCCTGCAAGACGGCTCGGTCCTCATCACGGGCGGGTATGACGCGACGTACTTCAGCAATCCGCCAACCCTCGCGAGCGTGGAACGGTACGGAGGATGCGAGTGCAAGAACGAGAAGAAGCATTGA
- a CDS encoding LysE family translocator: MTELLPLLTYCFVMSSTPGPNNMMLTASGANFGYRRSLPHLLGIGVGGAVQTFVACLGLGALFAAYPALHGVLRVTGALYLLVLAWKLTGGAAVKGAEVPRPLSFAQGALFQAVNPKSWVKAITVASVFMPSGMGVASGALLVSVVSLAITFPCTSAWALFGVAIRRFLTDARRHRLFNGIMAGALAVLALLFLR, translated from the coding sequence ATGACCGAGCTGCTGCCCCTTCTGACCTATTGCTTCGTGATGTCGAGCACCCCTGGGCCGAACAACATGATGCTCACCGCCTCGGGCGCCAACTTCGGCTACCGCCGATCGCTGCCGCATCTCCTGGGCATCGGCGTGGGCGGCGCGGTCCAGACCTTCGTCGCCTGCCTGGGCCTCGGCGCGCTGTTCGCCGCCTACCCGGCGCTGCACGGCGTGCTGCGCGTGACCGGCGCGCTGTACCTGCTGGTGCTGGCGTGGAAGCTGACCGGCGGCGCCGCGGTCAAGGGCGCCGAGGTGCCGCGGCCGCTGTCGTTCGCGCAGGGGGCGCTGTTCCAGGCCGTCAACCCGAAGAGCTGGGTCAAGGCGATCACGGTGGCCTCGGTGTTCATGCCGTCGGGCATGGGCGTGGCGAGCGGCGCCCTGCTCGTGTCCGTCGTCAGCCTCGCCATCACCTTTCCGTGCACCTCGGCGTGGGCGCTGTTCGGCGTGGCGATCCGGCGATTTCTGACCGATGCGCGACGGCACAGGCTGTTCAATGGCATCATGGCCGGCGCGCTGGCGGTGCTGGCGCTCCTGTTCCTGCGTTGA
- a CDS encoding aminotransferase-like domain-containing protein, translating to MFSLDRDSAVPLADQIEARLRALIEGAQLPPGARLTSIRQLAAQLGVSPNTVVTAYDRLVAAGLLESRGTAGFFVCEAASAMPSEAWLEAGEEQEPVWLAQQSNDQRAGVLLASSGALPASWLSDAIPATVLQRALARNDAGMAARCPPQGLPELRERIAMLMRSQGLAADAGRVLTTWGGTHAIDLICRAYLQPGDAVLVENPGYFLLFGRLRQAGYRLVPVARTPDGVDPGALEAACREHRPKLMFLQSVLHNPTGWGSSAANLHRVLTIAHQHGVLIAEDDVHGHFHPGHPTRLAQLSGLDGVIYYSSFCKALSPALRLGYIAAEPGRLKPLLREKIYSVLTTGALNELVLLEVLSAGRWRKHIDRLQQKLGAARNAAARRLRDAGVLLDHPGEGGLFLWGAAPRGVDVDELVQDAYLNKILLARGATFMADGAGDPHIRFNVVFSQHVRVAEYLGPRFAAVASARGAMERAVVGV from the coding sequence ATGTTCTCGCTCGACCGCGACTCCGCCGTTCCCCTGGCCGACCAGATCGAGGCGCGGCTGCGCGCGCTGATCGAGGGCGCGCAGCTGCCGCCCGGCGCGCGGCTGACGTCGATCCGCCAGCTGGCGGCGCAGCTCGGCGTGAGCCCCAACACCGTGGTGACGGCCTACGATCGGCTGGTGGCGGCCGGGCTTCTCGAGTCGCGAGGCACGGCCGGGTTCTTCGTGTGCGAGGCGGCCTCGGCCATGCCCAGCGAGGCGTGGCTGGAGGCCGGCGAGGAGCAGGAGCCGGTGTGGCTGGCGCAGCAGTCCAACGACCAGCGCGCCGGCGTGCTGCTGGCCAGCAGCGGCGCGCTGCCGGCGAGCTGGCTGAGCGACGCCATCCCTGCGACGGTTCTCCAGCGCGCGCTCGCCCGCAACGACGCCGGCATGGCGGCGCGCTGTCCGCCGCAGGGGCTACCCGAGCTGCGGGAGCGCATCGCGATGCTGATGCGCTCCCAGGGCCTCGCGGCCGACGCGGGCCGCGTGCTCACGACCTGGGGCGGCACCCATGCGATCGACCTGATCTGCCGGGCCTACCTCCAGCCAGGCGACGCGGTGCTGGTGGAAAACCCGGGCTATTTCCTGTTGTTCGGCCGCCTGCGGCAGGCGGGCTACCGCCTCGTCCCGGTGGCGCGAACGCCGGACGGCGTGGATCCGGGGGCGCTGGAGGCTGCGTGCCGCGAGCACCGGCCCAAGCTCATGTTCCTCCAGAGCGTGCTGCACAACCCGACCGGCTGGGGCTCGAGCGCCGCCAACCTGCACCGCGTGCTGACGATCGCGCACCAGCACGGTGTCCTCATCGCCGAGGACGACGTGCACGGTCACTTCCACCCCGGGCATCCCACGCGGCTGGCGCAGCTCTCGGGGCTGGACGGGGTCATCTATTACTCCAGCTTCTGCAAGGCGCTGAGCCCGGCGCTGCGCCTCGGCTACATCGCGGCCGAGCCAGGGCGGCTGAAGCCCCTCTTGCGCGAGAAGATCTATTCGGTGCTGACGACCGGCGCGCTGAACGAGCTCGTGCTCCTGGAGGTGCTGTCGGCCGGCAGGTGGCGCAAGCACATCGATCGGCTGCAGCAGAAGCTCGGCGCGGCACGGAACGCAGCGGCGCGCCGGCTGCGCGACGCCGGCGTGCTGCTGGACCACCCGGGTGAAGGCGGGCTGTTCCTCTGGGGCGCGGCGCCGCGCGGGGTGGACGTCGACGAGCTGGTGCAGGACGCGTACCTCAACAAGATCCTGCTGGCGCGCGGGGCGACGTTCATGGCGGATGGGGCGGGCGATCCGCATATCCGGTTCAATGTGGTGTTCAGCCAGCACGTGCGGGTGGCGGAGTACCTGGGGCCGCGGTTTGCGGCCGTGGCGAGCGCGCGAGGGGCGATGGAGAGGGCGGTGGTAGGGGTTTAG
- a CDS encoding M6 family metalloprotease domain-containing protein, whose product MTSRNSSTGHVEHQEIAGARRGGRLGLVALAALASAVSASRPAAAVSAEPGLREIRLDPTGATFRAEVIGDEHFDYLRMADGTAVVLNDLSGDYEVAELGSDARGALKLVPSGVLVRDLRGHGGPVDPALLQRIDDEALDTLWEAAISRSRGALSFAAAPTVITGIRRPLLTILLEFTQGGGLATPGAFTGSFTTDIAYWKQTMYGGLPGSVNHYYADMSRGKFSFTRAKETQGTANDGIVRIKLPFAHPNSKKDFSLLQLYLKEALVMADPYVNFASYDTNADGKVRGDELNVVFIVAGYETANTSKTPSIWAHAKGFEDPITLDGKVLTGYAALGERQVHSVGGAPTTMPATVGVIVHELGHAAVGLPDLYKGPTPLGSWCVMASGSWGSTSGSPAGSMPVAMGAWSRIRAGFLAPTVIEPGAPPQDIAIVRTAGAEFLGQGVEPTIYKFETSDPDQYFLIDNRQNEGYDRGLQRWFDFDDVSGGVAIYRVDEARKAGAGKIAVMANNPSSPSSLANLYNDEGGRTFTPLTDPSSDDADGQFTGLSVTDFNVSGPIMLAHVSYVPFACNAITASVAEHEIHGRAHKQIVDLGGNQIFLGYRTTGVQEALGFDEDEIVTLHVEAPGLWSIGECE is encoded by the coding sequence ATGACGTCTCGGAACAGCAGCACAGGCCACGTGGAGCACCAGGAGATCGCCGGCGCGCGGCGCGGAGGGCGGCTCGGGCTCGTCGCGCTCGCCGCGCTGGCGAGCGCCGTCTCGGCGAGCCGCCCTGCGGCCGCGGTGAGCGCCGAGCCCGGGCTGCGCGAGATCCGGCTCGACCCGACCGGCGCGACCTTCCGCGCCGAGGTGATCGGCGACGAGCACTTCGACTACCTCCGGATGGCGGACGGCACCGCCGTCGTGCTCAACGACCTCTCGGGCGACTACGAGGTCGCGGAGCTCGGATCGGACGCGCGCGGCGCCCTCAAACTCGTCCCCTCCGGGGTGCTGGTCCGCGATCTCCGCGGGCACGGCGGCCCCGTGGATCCGGCGCTGCTCCAGCGCATCGACGACGAGGCGCTCGATACCTTGTGGGAGGCGGCGATCTCGCGTTCCCGGGGCGCGCTCTCGTTCGCGGCGGCTCCGACGGTGATCACCGGGATCCGGCGCCCCCTGCTCACCATCCTGCTGGAGTTCACCCAGGGGGGCGGGCTCGCCACGCCAGGCGCGTTCACCGGCAGCTTCACCACCGACATCGCGTACTGGAAACAGACGATGTACGGGGGCCTCCCGGGCTCGGTGAACCATTACTATGCCGACATGTCGCGCGGGAAATTCTCCTTCACCCGCGCGAAGGAGACCCAGGGCACCGCCAACGACGGCATCGTCCGGATCAAGCTCCCGTTCGCGCACCCCAACAGCAAGAAGGATTTCTCCCTCCTTCAGCTCTACCTGAAGGAGGCGCTGGTGATGGCGGATCCCTACGTCAACTTCGCCTCCTACGACACCAATGCAGACGGCAAGGTCCGCGGCGACGAGCTCAACGTGGTCTTCATCGTGGCCGGCTACGAGACCGCGAACACGAGCAAGACGCCATCCATCTGGGCCCATGCGAAGGGCTTCGAGGACCCGATCACCCTCGACGGGAAGGTCCTCACCGGCTATGCCGCGCTCGGCGAACGGCAGGTCCACTCCGTCGGCGGCGCGCCCACCACGATGCCGGCCACGGTGGGTGTCATCGTCCACGAGCTCGGGCACGCGGCGGTCGGCCTCCCGGATCTCTACAAGGGCCCGACCCCGCTCGGGTCATGGTGCGTGATGGCGAGCGGGAGCTGGGGGAGTACGAGCGGCTCGCCCGCGGGCTCGATGCCCGTGGCGATGGGCGCCTGGAGCCGGATCCGGGCCGGATTCCTGGCGCCGACGGTGATCGAGCCCGGGGCCCCGCCACAGGACATTGCCATCGTCCGGACGGCCGGCGCGGAGTTCCTCGGACAGGGCGTCGAGCCGACGATTTACAAGTTCGAGACCTCGGATCCGGACCAGTACTTCCTCATCGACAACCGCCAGAACGAGGGGTACGACCGCGGCCTGCAGCGCTGGTTCGACTTCGATGACGTCTCCGGCGGCGTGGCGATCTACCGCGTCGACGAGGCCAGGAAGGCGGGCGCAGGGAAGATCGCGGTCATGGCGAACAACCCCAGCTCACCGAGCTCCCTCGCCAACCTCTACAACGACGAGGGGGGCCGGACCTTCACGCCGCTCACCGACCCGAGCAGCGACGACGCGGACGGGCAGTTCACAGGGCTCTCGGTCACGGACTTCAACGTTTCCGGGCCGATCATGCTCGCGCACGTGAGCTACGTCCCCTTCGCCTGCAACGCGATCACCGCGTCCGTGGCGGAGCACGAGATCCACGGCCGCGCCCACAAGCAGATCGTTGACCTCGGGGGCAACCAGATCTTCCTTGGATACCGCACGACGGGCGTGCAAGAGGCGCTCGGGTTCGACGAGGACGAGATCGTCACGCTCCACGTGGAGGCGCCCGGTCTGTGGAGCATCGGGGAGTGCGAGTGA